One part of the Streptomyces sp. NBC_00286 genome encodes these proteins:
- the leuD gene encoding 3-isopropylmalate dehydratase small subunit, producing MEAFTTHTGRAVPLRRSNVDTDQIIPAHWLKKVTRDGFEDGLFEAWRKDPSFVLNQPERKGATVLVAGPDFGTGSSREHAVWALQNYGFKAVISSRFADIFRGNSLKNGLLTVVLEQKIVDALWELTEKDPEAEVTVDLEAREVRAEGITASFELDENARWRLLNGLDDISITLQNEADIATYESKRPAYKPRTQRV from the coding sequence ATGGAAGCATTCACCACGCACACCGGACGGGCCGTCCCGCTGCGCCGCAGCAACGTCGACACCGACCAGATCATCCCGGCCCACTGGCTCAAGAAGGTCACCAGGGACGGCTTCGAGGACGGGCTGTTCGAGGCCTGGCGCAAGGACCCGTCCTTCGTCCTCAACCAGCCCGAGCGCAAGGGTGCCACGGTCCTCGTCGCGGGTCCCGACTTCGGTACGGGCTCCTCGCGCGAGCACGCCGTGTGGGCGCTGCAGAACTACGGCTTCAAGGCTGTCATCTCCTCGCGCTTCGCGGACATCTTCCGCGGCAACTCGCTCAAGAACGGTCTGCTCACGGTCGTTCTGGAGCAGAAGATCGTGGACGCGCTGTGGGAACTCACCGAGAAGGACCCCGAAGCCGAGGTCACTGTGGACCTTGAGGCGCGTGAGGTTCGTGCGGAGGGCATCACCGCCTCCTTCGAACTCGACGAGAACGCCCGCTGGCGGCTGCTGAACGGGCTCGACGACATCAGCATCACGCTCCAGAACGAGGCGGACATCGCCACGTACGAGTCCAAGCGCCCCGCCTACAAGCCGCGGACGCAACGAGTCTGA
- the leuC gene encoding 3-isopropylmalate dehydratase large subunit, translating into MGRTLAEKVWDDHVVRRAEGEPDLLFIDLHLLHEVTSPQAFDGLRKSGRTVRRLDLTIATEDHNTPTLDIDKPIADPVSRVQLETLRKNCADFGVRLHPLGDVEQGVVHVVGPQLGLTQPGMTVVCGDSHTSTHGAFGALAFGIGTSQVEHVLATQTLPLARPKTMAITVDGELPEDVTAKDLILAIIAKIGTGGGQGYILEYRGSAIEKLSMEARMTICNMSIEAGARAGMIAPDETTFEYIKGRAHAPEGEDWDAAVAYWKTLKSDEDAEFDAEVVIDAAALAPFVTWGTNPGQGAPLSASVPDPASYEDASERHAAEKALEYMGLTAGQPLRDIKVDTVFVGSCTNGRIEDLRAAAAIVEGRKVADGVRMLVVPGSARVGLQAVEEGLDLVFKEAGAEWRHAGCSMCLGMNPDQLAPGERSASTSNRNFEGRQGKGGRTHLVSPQVAAATAVLGHLASPADLNDQSAVRTPAGV; encoded by the coding sequence ATGGGTAGGACACTCGCGGAGAAGGTCTGGGACGACCATGTCGTCCGGCGCGCGGAGGGCGAGCCCGACCTTCTCTTCATCGATCTGCACCTGCTGCACGAGGTGACCAGCCCGCAGGCCTTCGACGGCCTCCGCAAGAGCGGCCGTACGGTGCGTCGTCTCGACCTCACCATCGCGACCGAGGATCACAACACCCCGACCCTCGACATCGACAAGCCCATCGCGGACCCGGTCTCGCGCGTCCAGCTGGAGACACTGCGCAAGAACTGCGCCGATTTCGGCGTACGTCTGCACCCGCTCGGCGACGTCGAGCAGGGCGTCGTCCACGTCGTGGGACCCCAGCTCGGCCTCACCCAGCCCGGCATGACCGTGGTCTGCGGCGACTCGCACACCTCCACGCACGGCGCCTTCGGTGCTCTGGCGTTCGGCATCGGCACCTCCCAGGTCGAGCATGTGCTGGCCACCCAGACGCTGCCGCTGGCCCGCCCGAAGACCATGGCGATCACGGTCGACGGTGAACTGCCCGAGGACGTCACGGCCAAGGACCTGATCCTGGCGATCATCGCCAAGATCGGTACGGGCGGCGGCCAGGGCTACATCCTGGAGTACCGCGGCTCCGCCATCGAGAAGCTCTCGATGGAGGCCCGAATGACCATCTGCAACATGTCGATCGAGGCCGGTGCCCGCGCGGGCATGATCGCCCCCGACGAGACCACCTTCGAGTACATCAAGGGCCGCGCCCACGCCCCCGAGGGCGAGGACTGGGACGCCGCCGTCGCGTACTGGAAGACCCTCAAGTCGGACGAGGACGCGGAGTTCGACGCCGAGGTCGTCATCGACGCCGCCGCTCTCGCGCCGTTCGTCACCTGGGGCACCAACCCGGGCCAGGGAGCGCCGCTTTCGGCGTCCGTCCCCGATCCTGCTTCGTACGAGGACGCTTCGGAGCGCCACGCCGCCGAAAAGGCCCTGGAATACATGGGGTTGACCGCCGGACAGCCGCTGCGCGACATCAAGGTCGACACCGTCTTCGTAGGCTCCTGCACCAACGGCCGTATCGAGGACCTGCGTGCGGCCGCCGCGATCGTCGAGGGCCGCAAAGTCGCCGACGGCGTACGGATGCTGGTCGTTCCGGGCTCCGCGCGCGTGGGGCTGCAGGCCGTCGAGGAGGGACTGGACCTCGTCTTCAAGGAGGCCGGCGCCGAATGGCGGCACGCGGGCTGCTCGATGTGTCTGGGCATGAACCCCGACCAGCTGGCTCCCGGTGAGCGCTCCGCGTCCACCTCCAACCGCAACTTCGAAGGCAGGCAGGGCAAGGGCGGCCGTACGCACCTGGTCTCGCCGCAGGTCGCCGCGGCCACCGCCGTACTCGGCCACCTGGCGTCCCCCGCCGACCTGAACGACCAGTCTGCCGTCCGTACGCCCGCTGGAGTCTGA